From Caulobacter segnis, a single genomic window includes:
- a CDS encoding flagellar hook assembly protein FlgD has translation MTTAVSSQNTSSVLDKINNSRSSLANNEQTFLKLLTTQLKNQDPLSPTDTTQMTQQITSMTGVEQQLVTNDLLAALVGMNTGTGLSEGVNMIGKQVTATTDNSTLKNGKATFSWSQPGASTSLTVEVKNAAGKVVRTLKPDDQKSGAHTITWDGKDDSGAQLADGGVYTIAVTAKGPDGKDLKATNIKGRAEGLVTAVDNSTGSPMVIVDGQSIPVDSVIGITAVASNNNTAADKEAA, from the coding sequence ATGACCACGGCCGTCTCGTCGCAGAACACCTCGTCGGTCCTCGACAAGATCAACAATTCGCGCTCGTCGCTCGCCAACAACGAGCAGACGTTCCTGAAGCTACTGACCACCCAGCTGAAGAACCAGGATCCGCTGTCGCCCACCGACACGACCCAGATGACCCAGCAGATCACCTCGATGACCGGCGTCGAGCAGCAGCTGGTCACCAATGACCTGCTGGCCGCCCTGGTCGGCATGAACACCGGCACGGGCCTGTCGGAAGGCGTCAACATGATCGGCAAGCAGGTCACCGCGACCACCGACAACTCAACCCTGAAGAACGGCAAGGCGACCTTCTCGTGGAGCCAGCCCGGCGCCTCGACCTCGCTGACGGTCGAAGTCAAGAACGCCGCCGGCAAGGTGGTTCGCACCCTGAAGCCGGACGACCAGAAGAGCGGCGCCCACACCATCACCTGGGACGGCAAGGACGACAGCGGGGCCCAGCTGGCCGACGGCGGGGTCTACACCATCGCCGTGACCGCCAAGGGCCCCGACGGCAAGGACCTGAAGGCCACGAACATCAAGGGCCGCGCCGAAGGCCTGGTCACCGCGGTCGACAACTCCACCGGCTCGCCGATGGTCATCGTCGACGGCCAGTCGATCCCGGTCGACAGCGTCATCGGCATCACCGCCGTCGCCTCGAACAACAACACCGCGGCGGACAAAGAAGCCGCCTGA
- the flgK gene encoding flagellar hook-associated protein FlgK, which translates to MSLNAIMSTATSGMMAAQTGLRVTSDNIANVNTSGYVRKTVSQSNLLSNGMGVGVSIDAIKRATDRFLQSASLNASSDGSRASVVSDTLNSAQQLFGDPSGDTSFFSTLDDIYSAFSAAQDDPSSSLLRTQALTRVDDFLSESSRITSSLSKLGKDADARISGDIDRVNDLLDQINGLNTDITRAKVAGADATGAENVQSGLVDELSKLMNVQITPRTLGGIYVRSTEGLPLAGDGAAKLTYQTSPTATGYLTVQLANGSVQPTPLNISSGEIKGLMDVRNVELVSLSDQLGEFTSRAAEEINRASNAASSVPAPTTLNGRDTGLDAQAAITGFTGKTTIALTDSGGVIQRRIDIDFDAGTMTVNGAAGPAFTPADFMTQLNTAMGGSGAVGFSGGALSITGNGGLGVAIQDDATTPATKAGKGFSHYFGLNDIIRTNGYSPYETGLTAADPNGFTSGAMTIRLTDVEGGRIRDITVAPPLGGTMQDMLDALNSRASGTGLYGQFSLNSKGQISFASNSTTPVTMSIQADTTERGVGGPSASQLFGIGPAERSTRGEKFYVNTAMDQNPKLLPFAKLDLTQVVGGAAALAIGDGRGALALAKAGETTTAFSAAGDASAVTMTVNRYASDFSGAVARKAATAASRKDAAEAVSSEVDSQRQSEEGVNLDEELINLTTYQQAFNASARLIQATKDMFDVLVGIMR; encoded by the coding sequence ATGTCGCTGAACGCGATCATGAGCACGGCGACGTCCGGCATGATGGCCGCGCAGACGGGTCTGCGCGTCACGTCGGACAACATCGCCAACGTCAACACCTCCGGCTACGTCCGCAAGACTGTCAGCCAGTCGAACCTGCTGTCCAACGGCATGGGCGTGGGCGTCAGCATCGACGCCATCAAGCGCGCGACCGACCGCTTCCTGCAGTCGGCCAGCCTGAACGCCTCTTCCGACGGCAGCCGCGCCTCGGTCGTCTCCGACACCCTGAACAGCGCCCAGCAGCTGTTCGGCGACCCTAGCGGCGACACCAGCTTCTTCTCGACCCTGGACGACATCTACTCGGCGTTCTCGGCGGCCCAGGATGATCCGTCCTCTTCCCTGCTGCGCACCCAGGCGCTCACGCGGGTGGACGACTTCCTCAGCGAGTCCAGCCGGATCACCTCGTCGCTGTCCAAGCTGGGCAAGGACGCCGACGCCCGCATCTCGGGCGATATCGATCGCGTCAACGACCTGCTGGACCAGATCAACGGCCTGAACACCGACATCACCCGCGCCAAGGTGGCCGGAGCCGACGCCACCGGCGCCGAGAACGTCCAGAGCGGGCTGGTCGACGAGCTCAGCAAGCTGATGAACGTCCAGATCACGCCCCGCACCCTGGGCGGCATCTATGTGCGCTCGACCGAAGGCCTGCCGCTGGCCGGCGACGGCGCGGCCAAGCTGACCTACCAGACCTCACCGACGGCCACGGGCTATCTGACGGTGCAGCTGGCCAACGGCTCGGTCCAGCCCACCCCGCTGAACATCTCCAGCGGCGAGATCAAGGGCCTGATGGATGTGCGCAACGTCGAGCTGGTCAGCCTGTCCGACCAGCTAGGCGAGTTCACCTCGCGCGCGGCCGAGGAAATCAACCGCGCGTCCAACGCCGCCTCGTCGGTGCCGGCCCCGACCACCCTGAACGGGCGCGACACCGGCCTGGACGCCCAGGCCGCGATCACCGGCTTCACCGGCAAGACCACGATCGCCCTGACCGATAGCGGCGGCGTCATCCAGCGCCGGATCGACATCGACTTCGACGCCGGCACGATGACCGTCAACGGCGCCGCCGGCCCGGCCTTCACCCCCGCCGACTTCATGACCCAGCTGAACACCGCCATGGGCGGCTCCGGCGCGGTGGGCTTCTCGGGCGGCGCGCTCAGCATCACCGGGAACGGCGGCCTGGGCGTGGCCATCCAGGACGATGCGACCACGCCGGCGACCAAGGCCGGCAAGGGCTTCAGCCACTATTTCGGCCTGAACGACATCATCCGCACGAACGGCTACTCGCCCTACGAGACGGGCCTGACGGCGGCCGACCCGAACGGCTTCACCTCGGGCGCCATGACCATCCGCCTGACCGACGTCGAGGGCGGCCGCATTCGCGACATCACCGTCGCCCCGCCTCTCGGCGGCACGATGCAGGACATGCTGGACGCCCTGAACTCGCGCGCCTCGGGCACGGGCCTGTACGGCCAGTTCTCGCTGAACAGCAAGGGCCAGATCAGCTTCGCCTCGAACAGCACCACGCCGGTGACGATGTCGATCCAGGCCGACACCACCGAGCGCGGCGTCGGCGGCCCCTCGGCCAGCCAGCTCTTCGGCATCGGCCCGGCCGAGCGCAGCACCCGGGGCGAAAAGTTCTACGTCAACACGGCGATGGACCAGAACCCCAAGCTTCTGCCCTTCGCCAAGCTGGACCTGACCCAGGTGGTCGGCGGCGCGGCGGCCCTGGCCATCGGCGACGGCCGCGGCGCCCTGGCCCTGGCCAAGGCCGGCGAGACCACCACCGCCTTCTCGGCCGCCGGCGACGCCTCGGCCGTCACCATGACGGTCAACCGCTACGCCTCGGACTTCAGCGGCGCGGTCGCCCGCAAGGCCGCCACCGCGGCCAGCCGCAAGGACGCCGCCGAGGCGGTGTCCAGCGAAGTCGACAGCCAGCGCCAGTCGGAAGAGGGCGTGAACCTCGACGAAGAACTGATCAACCTGACCACCTACCAGCAAGCCTTCAACGCCTCGGCCCGCCTGATCCAGGCGACCAAGGACATGTTCGACGTGCTCGTCGGAATTATGAGGTAG
- the mnmA gene encoding tRNA 2-thiouridine(34) synthase MnmA, with protein sequence MNADLLSPAPTDNADALIARAVEQVRAAVGLPEGTRIVAAMSGGVDSTVTAALLARAGYDVVGVTLQLYDHGAAVSRKGACCAGQDILDARMAAERIGIPHYVLDYESRFREQVIEDFADAYLRGETPIPCVRCNQTVKFRDLLDVARDLGAEAMATGHYVQRAFTGGGNRPQLRRAADPAKDQSYFLFATTRDQLDFLRFPLGGMDKPTVRAVAAGLGLAIADKPDSQDICFVPEGKYTTVIDRIRPQGAEPGDVVHLDGRVLGRHEGVTRYTIGQRRGLNIAVGDPLFVVRIDADKRHVIVGPREALLTASLTLKEGSWLGGQDSLEAAAEDGQPVLARVRSTREPVSGRLALKNGEVAVVFDGAEEGVAPGQACVLYDPADPERVLGGGFIAGTTRTMDLDAA encoded by the coding sequence ATGAACGCCGACCTGCTGTCCCCTGCCCCCACCGACAACGCCGACGCCCTCATCGCGCGCGCGGTCGAACAGGTGCGCGCGGCGGTCGGCCTGCCGGAGGGAACGCGGATCGTCGCGGCCATGTCCGGCGGCGTGGACTCCACCGTCACCGCCGCCCTGCTGGCCCGCGCCGGCTATGACGTGGTCGGCGTGACCCTGCAGCTCTACGACCACGGCGCGGCGGTCTCGCGCAAGGGCGCCTGCTGCGCCGGCCAGGACATCCTGGACGCCCGCATGGCGGCCGAGCGGATCGGCATCCCGCACTATGTGCTGGACTACGAAAGCCGCTTTCGCGAGCAGGTCATCGAGGACTTCGCCGACGCCTATCTGCGCGGCGAGACGCCGATCCCGTGCGTGCGCTGCAACCAGACGGTCAAGTTCCGCGACCTGCTGGACGTGGCCCGCGATCTGGGCGCCGAGGCCATGGCCACCGGCCACTATGTGCAACGGGCCTTCACGGGGGGCGGCAACCGCCCGCAGCTGCGCCGCGCCGCCGACCCGGCCAAGGACCAGAGCTACTTCCTGTTCGCCACCACGCGCGACCAACTGGACTTCCTGCGCTTCCCGCTGGGCGGCATGGACAAGCCGACCGTGCGCGCCGTCGCCGCCGGCCTGGGCCTGGCCATCGCCGACAAGCCCGACAGCCAGGACATCTGCTTCGTGCCCGAGGGCAAGTACACCACGGTCATCGACCGCATCCGGCCGCAGGGCGCGGAGCCGGGCGACGTCGTGCACCTGGACGGCCGCGTGCTGGGTCGCCACGAGGGTGTGACCCGCTACACGATCGGCCAGCGCCGGGGCCTGAACATCGCCGTCGGCGACCCGCTGTTCGTGGTCCGCATCGACGCCGACAAGCGCCACGTGATCGTCGGTCCGCGCGAGGCCCTGCTGACCGCGTCCCTGACCCTGAAGGAAGGCAGCTGGCTGGGCGGCCAGGACAGCCTGGAAGCCGCCGCCGAAGACGGCCAGCCCGTGCTGGCCCGCGTCCGCTCGACCCGCGAACCGGTCTCCGGCCGCCTGGCGCTGAAGAACGGCGAGGTCGCGGTCGTGTTCGACGGCGCCGAGGAAGGCGTCGCCCCGGGCCAGGCCTGTGTGCTGTACGATCCCGCCGATCCCGAGCGCGTGCTGGGTGGCGGCTTCATCGCCGGCACGACGCGGACGATGGATCTCGACGCAGCCTGA
- the flgE gene encoding flagellar hook protein FlgE, whose translation MSINSAMLAGVSGLIANSSALAAISDNIANVNTVGYKRSSANFSTLVTSGSKNQTYSAGGVKAQTHQFISQQGLTQSTTSNLDLSISGSGFFVTTEKPENLTATDTRSFTRAGSFQLDNLGYLKNDAGLYLQGWLADPVTGAITPDPSDLMQLSSINVGTVGGTAEKTTRVGVNANLRSEQPVAAAVSYKVGTAGTASKTNVIDSNGVSHNYDVVYSSTGLANPAASGNNEYQVDIKENGVIIATGTVGYDPATHEIISSTIDYKGASPVAGSTTNTRINAAGDTINLIDLGITSAGADDADVVSGKLYDPSTWSMSDYAKDNTKGVKPDFEIQIPLSDSKGGQRTVTLSLLKGPGPNQWYAELRAKPGDLANNSNGQISTGIVSFTTDGKLQSTGNLFGGTIPTSITIQASGTAPATPPAVTPPTWADGLGIDTQDVQIDLASAAGGLTQYNSQSVVQSVNTNGTAFGNLTNIEVDDQGYVSAIFDNGVTRRIAQVAVATFSNPNGLKGVNGNAYRVTNESGTYSLKAPGQGGAGALAPSTLEASTVDLSTEFTGLITTQRAYSASSKIITTADQMLEELLNIKR comes from the coding sequence ATGAGCATCAACAGCGCCATGCTCGCCGGCGTCTCCGGCCTGATCGCCAACTCCTCGGCCCTGGCCGCGATCTCGGACAACATCGCCAACGTCAACACGGTCGGCTACAAGCGCTCCAGCGCCAACTTCTCGACCCTGGTCACCTCGGGCTCGAAGAACCAGACCTACAGCGCCGGCGGCGTGAAGGCCCAGACCCACCAGTTCATCAGCCAGCAGGGTCTGACCCAGTCGACGACGTCGAACCTGGACCTGTCGATCTCGGGCTCGGGCTTCTTCGTCACCACGGAAAAGCCGGAGAACCTGACGGCGACCGACACCCGCTCGTTCACCCGCGCCGGTTCGTTCCAGCTCGACAACCTGGGCTATCTGAAGAACGACGCTGGCCTCTATCTGCAAGGCTGGCTGGCCGATCCGGTCACCGGCGCGATCACGCCCGACCCGTCGGACCTGATGCAGCTGTCGTCGATCAACGTCGGCACCGTCGGCGGCACGGCCGAGAAGACCACCCGCGTCGGCGTCAACGCCAACCTGCGCTCGGAACAGCCGGTGGCCGCGGCCGTCTCGTACAAGGTCGGCACGGCCGGCACGGCGTCGAAGACCAACGTCATCGACTCCAACGGCGTCAGCCACAACTATGACGTCGTCTACAGCTCGACGGGCCTGGCCAATCCTGCGGCTTCGGGCAACAACGAGTACCAGGTCGACATCAAGGAAAACGGCGTGATCATCGCCACGGGCACCGTGGGCTATGACCCCGCGACCCACGAGATCATCAGCTCGACCATCGATTACAAGGGCGCCTCGCCGGTCGCCGGCAGCACCACCAACACCCGCATCAACGCCGCCGGTGACACGATCAACCTGATCGACCTGGGCATCACCTCCGCCGGCGCCGACGACGCCGACGTGGTGTCGGGCAAGCTGTACGACCCCAGCACCTGGTCGATGTCGGACTACGCCAAGGACAACACCAAGGGCGTCAAGCCGGACTTCGAGATCCAGATCCCGCTGTCGGACTCCAAGGGCGGCCAGCGCACCGTCACCCTGTCGCTGCTGAAGGGCCCGGGCCCGAACCAGTGGTACGCCGAACTGCGCGCCAAGCCGGGCGACCTGGCCAACAACAGCAACGGCCAGATCAGCACGGGCATCGTCAGCTTCACCACCGACGGCAAGCTGCAGAGCACCGGCAACCTGTTCGGCGGCACCATCCCGACCTCGATCACGATCCAGGCCTCGGGCACGGCCCCGGCCACCCCGCCGGCCGTGACGCCGCCGACCTGGGCCGACGGCCTGGGCATCGACACCCAGGACGTCCAGATCGACCTGGCCAGCGCCGCCGGCGGCCTGACCCAGTACAACAGCCAGTCGGTCGTCCAGTCGGTCAACACCAACGGCACCGCCTTCGGCAACCTGACCAACATCGAGGTCGACGATCAGGGCTATGTCTCGGCGATCTTCGACAACGGCGTCACGCGCCGGATCGCCCAGGTCGCCGTAGCCACCTTCAGCAACCCGAACGGCCTGAAGGGCGTGAACGGTAACGCTTATCGCGTCACGAACGAAAGCGGCACCTACAGCCTGAAGGCTCCGGGCCAGGGCGGCGCGGGTGCACTGGCTCCCTCGACTCTGGAAGCTTCGACTGTCGACCTGTCGACTGAGTTCACCGGCCTGATCACCACGCAACGAGCCTACTCGGCCTCGTCGAAAATCATCACGACCGCAGATCAGATGCTTGAAGAACTTCTGAATATTAAGCGCTGA
- the fliF gene encoding flagellar basal-body MS-ring/collar protein FliF codes for MESFLGSIKQFGVGRLAAMLGVGAGVVAVLVALVMFMGKEPNELLYSNLDLKEASQVTQALDQAGIKYETKGDGSTIMVARDKVASARLMVAGKGLVSSGSIGYEIFDGSSALGQTDFVQQLNRQRALQGELERTIKAMQGVNSVRVHLVLPKRQLFEEDAEQPSAAVTVGVGSREPGSDMVRAIQNLVASSVPNMKAEKVTVIDQHGKTLSAPSDDSLAGKEAQDRRTEAEARIAKTVKDMIEGVLGPGKARVNVTADINLDRVTTQEERFDPDGQVVRSESTNESGASETKNDDTSGTTATSNVPGQGANAGFQQLGSRSNETGAVTNYEISKSVKTTVQEPGTIKKVAVAVAIDGVTAPMGKDGKPGAYTPRTAQEIQQIEELVKTAVGYDAARGDQVKVTNIKFPQPEDQGLEKQGLLAGFDKNDIMRFAELGILGVVALLILLFAVRPFIKNLVEPAPVQMALAGPGGVPAVTRMVTLSDGTQQQVVVDESGEPIAIAGPASDIDSRIDIAKIEGQVKASSIKRVSEFVEKHPEESVAILRNWLHESN; via the coding sequence GTGGAAAGCTTTCTGGGTTCGATCAAGCAGTTCGGCGTCGGGCGTCTGGCCGCGATGCTCGGCGTGGGCGCCGGCGTCGTCGCGGTCCTGGTGGCCCTCGTCATGTTCATGGGCAAGGAGCCCAATGAGCTGCTGTATTCCAACCTGGACCTGAAGGAAGCGTCCCAGGTCACCCAGGCCCTCGACCAGGCCGGCATTAAGTATGAGACCAAGGGCGACGGCTCGACGATCATGGTGGCGCGCGACAAGGTCGCCAGCGCCCGTCTGATGGTCGCCGGCAAGGGCTTGGTCAGCTCCGGCTCCATCGGTTACGAAATCTTCGACGGCAGCAGCGCGCTGGGCCAGACCGACTTCGTCCAGCAACTGAACCGCCAGCGCGCCCTGCAGGGCGAACTGGAACGCACGATCAAGGCCATGCAGGGCGTCAACAGCGTCCGCGTTCACCTGGTGCTGCCCAAGCGCCAGCTGTTCGAGGAGGACGCCGAGCAGCCGTCGGCCGCCGTCACCGTCGGCGTCGGCTCGCGCGAGCCGGGTTCGGACATGGTCCGCGCCATCCAGAACCTGGTCGCCTCGTCGGTCCCGAACATGAAGGCCGAGAAGGTCACGGTCATCGACCAGCACGGCAAGACCCTGTCGGCTCCCAGTGACGACAGCCTGGCCGGCAAGGAAGCCCAGGACCGCCGCACCGAGGCCGAGGCCCGCATCGCCAAGACGGTCAAGGACATGATCGAAGGCGTGCTCGGCCCGGGCAAGGCCCGCGTCAACGTCACCGCCGACATCAACCTGGACCGCGTCACCACCCAGGAAGAGCGCTTCGATCCGGACGGCCAAGTCGTCCGCTCGGAAAGCACCAACGAGTCGGGCGCCTCGGAAACCAAGAACGACGACACCTCGGGCACGACCGCGACCTCGAACGTGCCCGGCCAGGGCGCCAACGCCGGCTTCCAACAGTTGGGCTCGCGCTCGAACGAGACCGGCGCCGTCACCAACTACGAGATCTCCAAGTCGGTGAAGACCACCGTCCAGGAGCCCGGCACGATCAAGAAGGTCGCCGTGGCCGTGGCCATCGACGGCGTCACCGCCCCGATGGGCAAGGACGGCAAGCCCGGCGCCTATACCCCGCGCACCGCCCAGGAGATCCAGCAGATCGAGGAACTGGTGAAGACCGCCGTCGGCTACGACGCCGCCCGCGGCGACCAGGTCAAGGTCACCAACATCAAGTTCCCGCAGCCCGAGGACCAGGGTCTGGAAAAGCAGGGCCTGCTGGCGGGCTTCGACAAGAACGACATCATGCGCTTCGCCGAGCTGGGCATCCTGGGCGTGGTCGCGCTCTTGATCCTGCTGTTCGCGGTCCGTCCGTTCATCAAGAACCTGGTCGAGCCCGCGCCGGTGCAGATGGCCCTGGCCGGTCCCGGCGGCGTCCCGGCCGTGACCCGTATGGTCACTCTGTCGGACGGCACCCAGCAACAGGTCGTGGTCGACGAAAGCGGCGAGCCGATCGCCATCGCCGGCCCGGCCAGCGACATCGACTCGCGCATCGACATCGCCAAGATCGAGGGTCAGGTTAAGGCCTCGTCGATCAAGCGCGTCTCGGAGTTCGTCGAGAAGCATCCGGAGGAGTCCGTCGCGATCCTCCGTAACTGGCTGCACGAGTCGAACTGA
- the sciP gene encoding CtrA inhibitor SciP, giving the protein MLQQQRTNSRGEKYVIGPTGAPLTLSDLPPPETQRWVIRRKAEVVAAVRGGLLSLDEACDRYKLTNEEFLAWQQSIDRHGLAGLRTTRIQQYR; this is encoded by the coding sequence ATGTTGCAGCAGCAGCGCACGAACAGCCGGGGTGAAAAGTACGTCATCGGTCCGACCGGTGCGCCTCTGACTCTCTCCGACTTGCCGCCGCCGGAAACCCAGCGTTGGGTGATCCGTCGCAAAGCCGAGGTCGTGGCCGCCGTCCGCGGGGGCCTGCTCTCGCTGGACGAGGCGTGCGATCGTTACAAGCTGACCAACGAGGAGTTCCTCGCCTGGCAGCAGTCGATCGACCGGCACGGCCTGGCGGGTCTGCGGACCACCCGGATCCAGCAGTACCGTTAA
- a CDS encoding flagellar hook-length control protein FliK, protein MTAIAAPTAALPAAPAPSASAKSSNDGFDALLAIAGKDDEAPAPRAARSDSKSEPREAKDDRRDVKTADKPARDTSKADAKAADRADDRADAAQDARADRADAAGKAADRAADRASDKASDRASDRADATQDAKADAAGDKAAASDKATDTADKASDAAQADTTDAAAQAAAAQAAATLIAAMTVPVQATVQVVATGDAQPAVEATAPDQAADFTAVVAAAQTAPVAAQPAQPAPAAQQASATPAQATAAQAQPTAAAAVQAAAPQGQAVDAAALEALAQLSADAAAPVAASDVDQTAPKTAETKPAADAAKTAEAPKVALAQPTAPAPVAAPVVAPVQAEVVAEVAPVAEAATAEAAVETVEAAAPEVASATPKTAEAPKAAPAPLAAQAKAADAVAVETAQAVTAVAAGAAGNGGKTNTDGKGSNPNAATVAAVDAPAATAAAVDTNALAAPAPALQAPAASASAPAAAPAPVRGSPETVAALSAEIVKKADAKTTRFDVALTPEGLGKVDVRIEIGRDGALTASMKFDTVHAAQELRNKAGELRQALADAGFNVADNALSFDVSSQNSGQNQNPFLAFQDFGDQGQRAFSGRAFQAALTGEEDIVITPELLPGLKTAADSGLDIRI, encoded by the coding sequence ATGACCGCGATCGCCGCCCCTACCGCCGCTCTTCCCGCCGCCCCGGCCCCGTCGGCGAGCGCCAAGTCGTCGAACGACGGCTTCGACGCCCTGCTGGCCATCGCGGGTAAGGACGACGAGGCCCCCGCGCCCCGCGCCGCGCGCTCGGACAGCAAGAGCGAGCCCCGCGAGGCCAAGGACGACCGGCGCGACGTGAAGACGGCCGACAAGCCGGCGCGCGATACGTCCAAGGCCGACGCCAAGGCCGCGGACCGGGCCGATGATCGGGCCGACGCCGCCCAGGACGCCCGCGCCGATCGCGCCGACGCCGCCGGCAAGGCCGCTGACCGGGCCGCCGATCGCGCCTCGGACAAGGCTTCGGACCGGGCTTCGGACAGGGCCGACGCCACCCAGGACGCCAAGGCCGACGCCGCCGGCGACAAGGCCGCCGCTTCGGACAAGGCCACCGACACCGCCGACAAGGCCTCGGACGCCGCCCAGGCCGATACGACCGACGCCGCCGCTCAAGCCGCCGCCGCCCAGGCCGCTGCCACCCTGATCGCGGCCATGACCGTCCCCGTGCAAGCCACGGTCCAGGTCGTGGCGACCGGTGACGCCCAGCCGGCCGTCGAGGCCACGGCCCCCGACCAGGCCGCCGATTTCACCGCCGTCGTCGCGGCCGCCCAGACCGCTCCGGTCGCCGCCCAGCCCGCCCAGCCCGCGCCGGCCGCTCAGCAAGCGTCGGCGACGCCGGCCCAGGCGACCGCCGCCCAGGCTCAGCCGACCGCCGCCGCCGCCGTCCAAGCCGCCGCGCCGCAAGGCCAGGCCGTGGACGCCGCCGCGCTTGAAGCCCTGGCCCAGCTCTCGGCCGACGCCGCGGCCCCGGTCGCCGCGAGCGATGTGGACCAGACCGCGCCGAAGACCGCCGAAACCAAGCCCGCCGCCGACGCCGCCAAGACGGCCGAGGCCCCGAAGGTCGCCTTGGCCCAGCCGACCGCGCCGGCCCCGGTCGCCGCGCCGGTCGTCGCGCCTGTCCAGGCCGAGGTCGTCGCCGAGGTCGCGCCGGTCGCCGAGGCGGCGACGGCCGAAGCCGCCGTGGAAACCGTCGAGGCCGCCGCGCCGGAAGTCGCCTCGGCCACCCCCAAGACCGCCGAGGCCCCCAAGGCCGCGCCGGCGCCGCTGGCCGCCCAGGCCAAGGCCGCCGACGCCGTGGCCGTCGAGACCGCCCAGGCCGTGACCGCCGTCGCCGCGGGCGCCGCCGGAAACGGGGGCAAAACGAACACCGACGGCAAGGGCTCGAACCCCAACGCCGCGACGGTCGCCGCGGTCGACGCCCCGGCCGCCACCGCCGCCGCCGTGGACACCAACGCCCTGGCCGCGCCGGCTCCGGCCCTGCAGGCTCCGGCGGCCAGCGCCTCGGCCCCGGCCGCCGCGCCGGCTCCGGTGCGCGGCTCGCCCGAGACGGTCGCGGCCCTGTCGGCCGAGATCGTCAAGAAGGCCGACGCCAAGACCACCCGCTTCGACGTCGCCCTGACGCCGGAAGGCCTGGGCAAGGTCGACGTGCGTATCGAGATCGGCCGCGACGGCGCCCTGACCGCCTCGATGAAGTTCGACACGGTCCACGCCGCCCAGGAGCTGCGCAACAAGGCCGGCGAACTGCGCCAGGCCCTGGCCGACGCCGGCTTCAACGTCGCCGACAACGCCCTGAGCTTCGACGTCTCGAGCCAGAACAGCGGCCAGAACCAGAACCCCTTCCTCGCCTTCCAGGACTTCGGCGACCAGGGCCAGCGCGCCTTCAGCGGCCGCGCCTTCCAGGCCGCCCTGACCGGCGAGGAAGACATCGTCATCACCCCCGAACTGCTGCCCGGCCTGAAGACGGCCGCCGACAGCGGCCTGGACATCCGGATTTAA
- a CDS encoding flagellin, with translation MTRVSTVQNYNIMTSNLMKAQVRQNDVGAQVSSQKVASDLKGYAKNAEMLTAMRGTQTRINGLIDQSKMVGNRLEMQDTGLGRIGTATQSAREAIANSLAAGNATTLMQQLTASFGEVVQGLNTKSNGLYVFSGAKTDTATTTATVMTDLTAAAATTDLFQNDQYVQTNRVDEQTSAKTGILGDAVGVDVFDAFKQVQAYVDANGPFTGNLNDTQVSFLKGLLPTFDNAYKGVIDAQGKNGVTQKRFESAQKDLSNQADTLTTMVGGITDVDMADAATRLQAAQLAVQASAQVFSSLQQSSLLNVLK, from the coding sequence ATGACCCGCGTCTCCACCGTCCAGAACTACAACATCATGACGTCCAACCTCATGAAGGCGCAGGTGCGCCAGAATGACGTCGGCGCCCAGGTGTCCAGCCAGAAGGTCGCCTCAGACCTGAAGGGTTACGCCAAGAACGCCGAGATGCTGACCGCCATGCGCGGCACGCAGACGCGCATCAACGGCCTGATCGACCAGTCCAAGATGGTCGGCAACCGGCTGGAGATGCAGGACACCGGCCTCGGCCGCATCGGCACGGCCACCCAGAGCGCCCGCGAGGCCATCGCCAACTCGCTGGCGGCCGGCAACGCCACGACCCTGATGCAGCAGCTGACCGCCAGCTTCGGCGAGGTGGTCCAGGGGCTGAACACCAAGTCGAACGGCCTCTATGTCTTCTCGGGCGCCAAGACCGACACCGCCACCACCACGGCGACCGTCATGACCGACCTGACCGCCGCCGCGGCGACCACGGACCTGTTCCAGAACGACCAGTACGTCCAGACCAACCGGGTCGACGAGCAGACCAGCGCCAAGACCGGCATCCTGGGCGACGCGGTGGGGGTCGACGTGTTCGACGCCTTCAAGCAGGTCCAGGCCTATGTCGACGCCAACGGACCGTTCACCGGCAACCTCAACGACACCCAGGTCTCGTTCCTGAAGGGCCTGCTGCCCACCTTCGACAACGCCTACAAGGGCGTCATCGACGCCCAGGGCAAGAATGGCGTGACCCAGAAGCGCTTCGAGAGCGCCCAGAAGGACCTGTCCAACCAGGCCGACACCCTGACGACCATGGTCGGCGGCATCACCGACGTCGACATGGCCGACGCCGCCACCCGCCTGCAGGCCGCCCAACTGGCCGTCCAGGCCTCGGCCCAGGTGTTCAGCAGCCTGCAGCAGTCGTCTCTGCTGAACGTCCTGAAGTAG